The genomic window tttccaaaatggcGGCTCAGGATCATTTCTTGCCGGCTGCCTACGGCGCGAAGTCCCAAACTGCTCTATTTATTACTCTTAACCTATCGATCTGAAACAACATCTTAATCTATCGATCTCTACCTAGCTAgagggctgtagaagctataatattcaGAACTTCGGCATGAAAACTtaacagtatattcttaagatattatattttcaaattatagaaaaaaaaatcgattttttaaggcTTCCACATGAGGCTTCCCCCTTAAAGAGACAAAGcactcaattttattattttctgttttttttttgttgttgcatataTGGTTATAACAGTGCACGATTCAAGTTTTAATTTCAGTAGAGACTGAAGTCGCTAGCACGCCAAATTTTTTACCTGATAAGCACTTTTGGGCCCCAGAAATGTAGTCAACATACAATATCATATCGCAAACCAATCTCGTAAGTCCCATAACCAAGCGGctgacgtagccgaatggcttggtgcgtgactaccgatCTGTGCACTAGTTCGAATCTCCGCGCCTGAAACAGCAAATGGACTTTTTTGTTTCTAGTTGTTGACTCTCGGCATggagtggcaaacctccgagtgtatttctgcaatgaaaaagctattcataaaaaatcatctaccTTAcggggtcggcttaaaactgtaggtcactctaCGAATTGCGTAACACCGAAAGGCTTATAAGACCTTTTGCCTGCAATAGAAAACTGAAAATAGACGTcaggaaaatagtttttttttttttataggtcAGGTACTATTTAAATTACTATTTCTCAAAAACTCACATTCGAAATGAGAGCGAGTTTAGACTCTGTTGGGAGGTTGATTAAACATAGGGCATATCTTGTGCAACTGTATTGCCGTAGCAAAGCAAAGATTGCACATCTTTCATCAAATGGATCCATCACATCCATCAAATGGATGGGAATGCAATCAAGAATTCTCCTGTTGCAGATATtcggaaattttaaaatttctgaaaggcggaaaatttactgaaagaatATGGATTTCAACCAATTCCCAATCTGAGGCAGGGAATATATTGGTTAAAAAGAACCTGATATAATACATTTATGGTAGTAGTGCCAGTCAATAGGACTAGTTTTAACTActtctaaaaaatgttgtaagaCACAAAAGAACTTTTAGGTGGAAGTGTCGCCCATTAGCCACCCTACAGATATAAAATTATGATTATACCTATGGGATCATCCCGTATAACGAGTTGCCTGGGAAGTACTAGAAAGGAAAGAAATGACTTGGCGCCTAAGTTTTGTTTCTTAAATTCCGTTTTTAACTGTTtctttcttttaactttttacaTATGAAATACTGGATTCGCCAAGTTTTTGCTCATCAATAACAAAgggcaaaaaataacaaaatatgtaataaactCTACAAATTCTCTTAAaaagatatgaaaaaaaataattttgtgtagaaaaatgcaagtttcaagtaggtTAAGAATCACATTGGTTTTTGAGAATTTATCGGTCGCGGTGCTGTGCATTTTCTGCATCAGtcagtaaaaaaatgtcaaaaatcaatgcaattttaAACCCCTCAAAATGTGCACTTTACTACACAAAAACAagatataaaattgcatacccgaaatttttctaaaaattctgtgtaaaaagtttgaaattttgacgaaaatttgctgaattttcacaaagttcGATACTTtactttatatggttttttttgtaatatacactatgtttttatataaaaaaaaataataatacatgtaaattaaaaaataaataaataaatagtcaaaacttatcaatatgtggactacactttcttttgacgctgactgtatttatatatgtaatttgcGCCTACCTCCTTCTTAAAGTTGTTTCTTACTCAGTTCAAACCAGCATTCATTAGAGAGACATGCTTCCTtggatttcaatgaaatattccACTACTTTAAAATAATAACCCTCAACAGTGCCGCGGGTGCCTAAAAACGATTAAACTCTCTGCTTGTTTTATGACAGGTGGCACTTTGCCTGTCCTCGTTGGCTACCAGCCATAGCTAAGATactttcttattaaatttatgaAAGGCAGAGCAATCAACGACTTCGGATCTGAGGAAATCAGAAATACTGAAGAGTCTCCTGCCGGAACTGATATTTATATACAGCTGCTTGGTGAAAGCCTCCCAATTCTAGCTGAGCTGGACCAATGACGCAGCAATTTTAGAATGCCGCACATTTAAATCgattaaaaaaagcttttcaCATGAATTTATCTAGATCTACTGGGTAATTGAAAAATACTACTGCCTCCTACtacaaaaaataagtatttttgaaaatgttttaaaaacaacaatattaaGTAACGATCTGtgccaattttttttgagcCATCATAATAGATGCCAGCGAGGAAAGttcctatgcagatgatacgaCTACTCCCAACCAAAAATtaataacgaaaataaaaaacaaaatggatttTATTGGCTTTATTGACATTTGCAAACAAACACTTACAATAAACTAAGTAAAagggaaaagaaatatttttaacactatAAAGTACATTTTTGGTCTCCACGTTAAATTGCCGCaatcttaaatatatttaactaaaTCAGCTAATGACCTCCATGACCGTCGTGACCACCATGATGATGGAGAGCAACACCATGTTCTTGCTTGATTGAGAAACCACTAGAGTGGCTGCTGTGACCGGTGTCATGTCCATGACCGCCGTCATGTCCACCATGACCACCATGATGTCCTCCATAACCACCATCACTTCCTCCATGACCTCCTTCATGAGATTCGACCTCAGCGTGTCCACCATAGTAACTGGTGTGTCCATGATCGGGAACGTGATGATGTGTAGGTTCACGGTGGACCACGGCATGAAAGCCGCTGTGCTTATCAGCGGTATAATGGACACTTCGCTTATGACCATCCGCATCGATCAACTCGTAATGACCGGATACCTTATGACCATCACGCTTTTCGCTGTGCCCTTTGATATCACCCGTCTTCTTATCCTTAACACCATAGttgaaatgatactcagcatgtgAATCATGTCCATCATCGTGGCCATGTCCATGATGACCATGATGACCATGATCACCATGATGATCGTCATGTGAAACTAAATGTACAGATGCATGGCTGGATCCACCACTATGAACTTCAAATCCATGACCACCACCAAGTCCTCCATGACCGCCATCATGTCCTCCGTGACCACCACCATATCCTCCATGACCACCATCATGTCCATGATGGCCATATGGCGTAGCGGTTATCGCGGTCAGTGCGAGGCAACATGTGAGCGCAGCGAAAATCTGGCAGAAGGAGAAAGCAAGAAAGTGGGTACAGATAAGAGTATACAGTTAAAACCACATTAGGCTAAACTTACCTTAATGGCCATTGTTCCAAACTAAATTATGAGCTGTGATAGATTTTGACGGACTGTGCTTAAGTTAACACTGACCTGCTCTTTTATACTCCAAACCATGACCGAAAAtacgcattttttgttttatttttttcgatatacATTTTGTACTTTTGTGCCTCACTGCCCAATGCACCTCGAACAGCTGATGGTGAAACCATTCGGTAATTGCAACAAAGACAACGCCTACCAAAGTACCAGCCGCAAAACTGAGTTTAGCAAATGAgcttacaaatgtacatacatacatacgtggaaATGTATTTGCCTAATTATTAGTGTAGCTAAATAACTATAAAgactccaaaacaaaaaaaaactttatttaatttaataaaattgggCGTTCATTTAAAACAATGTGCCGCATTCGAATTCTCAAGAAATATCTTTTTACAAATACAATTCAAGGTTCGAAagtgtaatcgaaaaaaaaaacaaaaaaaaaatgcaagatTTGCAATTTTGAGCGAATTTGGGATCATAACATATGGTTGAGTGACTTCACAGGATCTCCACTATGCCATATAACCCTGAGTTCTGATTGCCTGTGAAAATTTCTCTTGCACATCTACTTCATCTGCTACCATGTTGGTTTATGACGACATTGCGTGATTGTGCATGATTCGTCCGATCGAGCAAAACTTAACTCAAAGAAACATTCGAGATGGCATCGATTTGACGACGTCGAATACCAGTGGGAGTTTGTTCAGATTAATTACCCATAATATATCAAATAGCATCTAGTCGTATGCGGAGCTTCATCCGACGGCAATA from Anastrepha ludens isolate Willacy chromosome 5, idAnaLude1.1, whole genome shotgun sequence includes these protein-coding regions:
- the LOC128864695 gene encoding adult-specific cuticular protein ACP-20-like, which translates into the protein MAIKFSFCQIFAALTCCLALTAITATPYGHHGHDGGHGGYGGGHGGHDGGHGGLGGGHGFEVHSGGSSHASVHLVSHDDHHGDHGHHGHHGHGHDDGHDSHAEYHFNYGVKDKKTGDIKGHSEKRDGHKVSGHYELIDADGHKRSVHYTADKHSGFHAVVHREPTHHHVPDHGHTSYYGGHAEVESHEGGHGGSDGGYGGHHGGHGGHDGGHGHDTGHSSHSSGFSIKQEHGVALHHHGGHDGHGGH